From Cydia pomonella isolate Wapato2018A chromosome 26, ilCydPomo1, whole genome shotgun sequence, one genomic window encodes:
- the LOC133531869 gene encoding uncharacterized protein LOC133531869: MAVVFCAVEKPWTSAPLSTRRGRPDDAVAAPTTEFAKQPKKRHHKKHFPKRSKERLQHSLLLDDSGDFVAVGGLNHTDAMLRAAAAGRAGGEPERDQDTHRQTLRPWLPSEQEFYVHTARPDSVEIHLTADTARDKDARGDRDRTPEDTKISIDDTHRDKLDRDSAHKDDNNKARSEAIARHASVYEFKKVADERGRKERRGGKTRAQMLSEIQGKPLEENRSWSPARHSADVEKDSWAPWDPWGPREAGAAPDVVLDTR; encoded by the exons ATGGCTGTAGTCTTCTGTGCGGTGGAG AAGCCGTGGACGAGCGCGCCGCTGAGCACGCGCCGCGGCCGCCCGGACGACGCCGTGGCGGCGCCCACGACGGAGTTCGCCAAG CAGCCAAAGAAGCGGCACCACAAGAAACACTTCCCGAAGCGCTCCAAGGAGCGCCTCCAGCACTCGCTGCTGCTCGACGACAGCGGAGACTTCGTCGCCGTTGGTG GCTTGAACCACACCGACGCGATGCTGCGGGCCGCGGCCGCCGGGCGCGCCGGCGGGGAACCCGAGCGGGACCAGGACACACACCGACAG acGCTCCGGCCATGGCTTCCGAGCGAGCAAGAGTTCTACGTGCACACCGCGCGCCCCGACAGCGTCGAGATACATCTCACCGCGGACACAGCGAGGGACAAGGACGCACGGGGAGACAGAGACAG GACACCAGAAGACACTAAGATCAGTATCGACGATACACACAGAGACAAGCTCGACAGGGACAGCGCACACAAGGACGACAACAACAAGGCGCGCTCGGAGGCCATCGCGCGGCACGCGTCCGTGTACGAGTTCAAGAAGGTGGCCGACGAGCGCGGCCGCAAGGAGCGGCGCGGGGGCAAGACCCGTGCGCAG ATGCTGAGCGAGATACAAGGCAAACCGTTGGAAGAGAACCGCTCGTGGTCGCCCGCGCGGCACTCGGCGGACGTCGAGAAGGACTCGTGGGCCCCGTGGGACCCGTGGGGGCCGCGCgaggccggcgccgcgcccgacGTGGTGCTCGACACGCGGTGA
- the LOC133531933 gene encoding uncharacterized protein LOC133531933, producing the protein MHARTSTRGIKLPTIQIPKFSGQYEEWLEFHDLFVSLIHEHKAISDIQKFHYLRASLEGAAAQVIKSLEFSARNYQIAWDLLCDRFDNKRILIQNHIQALFALEQNKKESYQSIRKIIDTFTKNLRALETLGEPTTSWDTLIIYIMSTKLDSRTLREWEEHKSDLKGIKLDDFTSFLKNRADLLETLHMSNNNTNVSARADRYKSAEYVKSLAAVTSAPQPKYTSYNYSCPLCKQNHRIYRCEQFLGQSINERAESVRRLKLCENCLRPGHQARVCRLGPCMKCSQKHNSVLHPETASGSSEPSVVGATSHSFKPTGRGVLSTAVIHMYDKDNHRHEVRAFIDNGSMSCFMTDSLLRKLQIKHTELQSSIIGLNKQVLSHITKKCNATIESRTSQFKANMTFYVVPEIVTLNSNVPKLNIPKHVILADPEYYNPSSIDILLGAEIFWELLEQDQISLGTGYPILQNTKLGYIVGGPTRGLNHKHTNSVEPIHCNLIADNTVQDQLAKFWCLEEVPDNSKQVYSVEERLCEQNFVENFTRMPDGRFSVAVPLKKPESCLGDSFNRAKQCFLSLERRLAKQPLLKQMYTDFMSEYIELGHMSETRSDTQTNTKPFYLSHHGVLREQSSTTKLRAVFNGSAATSSGVSYNDLQMVGPTIQSDLLSILLRFRHYPYVLTGDIEKMYRQVLVHENQRHLQQIIWRDDPTKELNIYKLNTVTYGTASAPFLAVRCLKQLALECPDPQLAQIISDDFYVDDLVTGAQTKEQLIKIKEGVCKVLSTGCFNLRKIRSNIELSQSDSCQTLNLGDQGSSNTLGLGWSPPDDKLYYSIKQNVEQNPTKRSILSAIGQIYDPLGLLSVCVIQAKIMLQKLWLLKCNWDDPLPSNIVNLWHKFQSELRHVLDLKMPRCVIKDDPNSVIEIHTFCDSSQDAYGSCLYVRSECNGQVEIKLLCAKSKVTPLKPTTIPRTELCGALVAARLTEKVLKSIRIPIKRCILWTDSSIVLGWLQTQPNKLKQFVKNRVAEIQELTANHEWRHVPTALNPADMLSRGVKMSELQNLSMWWNGPDFLKEDETNWPKSNFVKNNFEMPEMVTATAVSLDTNHGLIDYKRFLNY; encoded by the coding sequence ATGCATGCACGCACAAGCACTCGTGGTATTAAATTACCGACAATCCAGATCCCCAAATTCAGCGGTCAGTACGAGGAGTGGTTGGAATTTCACGATTTATTCGTCTCTTTGATACACGAACATAAGGCGATATCGGACATACAGAAGTTTCATTATTTAAGGGCATCCCTGGAGGGGGCCGCTGCGCAGGTAATCAAATCTTTAGAGTTTTCAGCTAGGAATTATCAAATCGCTTGGGATTTGTTGTGCGACAGGTTTGACAATAAACGTATACTTATTCAAAATCATATCCAAGCGCTGTTCGCtttagaacaaaataaaaaagaatcatATCAATCAATTCGTAAAATAATAGACACTTTTACTAAAAACTTAAGAGCCTTAGAGACTCTCGGAGAACCCACCACTTCATGGGACACtctcattatttatattatgagtacAAAATTAGATTCAAGGACATTGCGGGAATGGGAAGAACATAAATCTGATTTAAAAGGTATTAAATTAGATGATTTCACTTCATTCTTAAAAAACAGAGCCGATTTACTTGAAACATTACACatgagtaataataatacaaatgtCAGCGCCAGAGCTGATCGATACAAATCTGCCGAGTACGTAAAGAGTCTCGCAGCAGTCACTAGTGCACCACAGCCAAAATATACGTCATACAATTACAGCTGCCCCTTGTGCAAGCAAAATCATCGCATTTATAGGTGTGAACAGTTTCTAGGACAATCTATCAACGAGAGAGCAGAATCGGTGAGGAGGCTCAAGTTATGTGAGAACTGCCTCCGCCCCGGTCATCAGGCTCGCGTTTGCAGATTGGGCCCATGCATGAAATGTTCACAAAAACATAATTCAGTGCTTCATCCAGAAACAGCATCAGGATCATCTGAGCCATCAGTTGTGGGTGCGACGTCGCATTCATTCAAGCCAACAGGGCGAGGCGTACTCTCAACTGCCGTGATCCACATGTACGACAAGGACAACCACCGCCATGAAGTAAGAGCCTTTATTGATAATGGTAGCATGTCTTGCTTCATGACGGATTCCTTGTTAcgtaaattgcaaattaaacaCACAGAATTACAATCATCCATTATTGGATTAAATAAGCAAGTTTTGTCACATATCACAAAAAAGTGCAATGCAACAATCGAATCGAGAACTAGCCAATTTAAAGCCAACATGACATTCTACGTTGTACCGGAAATTGTAACTTTAAATTCAAATGTACCTAAACTAAACATTCCTAAACATGTAATACTGGCAGACCCAGAATACTACAACCCGTCTAGCATAGACATTCTACTGGGCGCAGAAATATTCTGGGAGCTGCTTGAACAGGACCAAATTAGTTTAGGTACAGGTTATCcaatattacaaaatacaaagcTCGGTTACATAGTTGGCGGGCCTACCAGAGGGCTTaatcataaacacacaaattcAGTTGAACCAATACATTGTAATCTGATCGCGGACAATACAGTACAGGATCAGCTAGCTAAATTCTGGTGTCTTGAGGAGGTTCCGGATAATTCTAAGCAAGTATATTCGGTAGAAGAGCGTTTATGTGAACAGAATTTCGTGGAAAACTTTACTCGAATGCCAGATGGGCGATTTTCCGTCGCAGTTCCTCTCAAGAAGCCAGAATCATGCTTAGGTGACTCATTCAATCGCGCCAAACAGTGCTTCCTATCGCTTGAGCGTAGGTTAGCCAAACAAccactattaaaacaaatgtaCACAGACTTCATGTCAGAATATATTGAACTAGGACACATGTCTGAGACTAGATCAGACACGCAAACCAACACAAAGCCATTTTATCTGTCACATCATGGAGTTTTGCGCGAACAAAGCTCCACTACAAAGCTTCGGGCTGTATTTAATGGCAGTGCTGCCACGAGTTCAGGGGTTTCATACAATGACCTCCAAATGGTCGGGCCCACTATACAGAGTGATTTATTATCAATTCTCTTGCGATTCAGACATTACCCATACGTTTTGACCGGAGACATTGAGAAAATGTACCGGCAAGTTTTAGTTCATGAAAATCAAAGGCATTTACAGCAAATTATCTGGCGGGATGATCCTACTAAAGAATTAAACATATACAAATTGAATACAGTTACGTATGGGACAGCATCCGCGCCATTTTTAGCCGTCAGGTGTTTGAAACAACTTGCTTTGGAATGCCCAGATCCACAATTAGCCCAAATCATTAGTGACGACTTTTATGTCGACGACTTAGTGACAGGTGCTCAAACAAAGGagcaattaataaaaataaaagaaggcGTTTGCAAAGTTTTATCCACAGGTTGTTTCAATCTCCGTAAAATCAGATCCAATATAGAACTATCTCAGTCAGATTCATGCCAAACATTGAACCTCGGCGACCAAGGTTCGTCAAATACCTTGGGCCTGGGTTGGTCACCACCTGatgataaattatattattcaataaagCAAAATGTTGAGCAAAATCCAACCAAACGGTCAATTCTGTCCGCCATAGGACAGATATATGATCCGCTTGGCTTATTAAGCGTATGCGTCATTCAAGCTAAAATCATGTTACAGAAACTTTggttattaaaatgtaattggGACGATCCTTTACcctcaaatattgtaaatttatgGCACAAGTTCCAATCTGAATTACGTCATGTACTTGATTTAAAAATGCCGCGCTGTGTCATCAAGGACGATCCAAATAGCGTGATTGAAATTCACACTTTTTGTGATTCGTCTCAGGACGCATACGGCTCATGCTTGTACGTTAGATCGGAATGTAACGGACAAGTGGAGATCAAATTGCTATGTGCAAAAAGTAAAGTCACGCCTTTGAAACCTACGACTATTCCGCGTACCGAATTGTGCGGTGCCCTTGTCGCTGCACGTCTGACTGAGAAAGTACTCAAATCTATCCGTATACCAATAAAAAGATGTATTCTCTGGACTGATTCATCTATCGTTTTAGGTTGGCTCCAAACGCAACCTAATAAGCTAAAACAATTCGTTAAAAATCGTGTTGCTGAAATTCAAGAGCTCACTGCTAATCACGAATGGCGCCATGTGCCAACAGCTCTAAATCCAGCAGATATGTTATCTCGCGGAGTAAAAATGTCAGAATTACAAAATTTGTCAATGTGGTGGAATGGCCCAGATTTTCTAAAAGAGGATGAAACGAATTGGCCTAAAAGTAACtttgtaaaaaacaattttgaaatgcCAGAAATGGTAACTGCTACAGCAGTCTCTTTAGACACAAATCATGGTTTAATTGACTACAAAAGATTTCTAAATTACTAA
- the LOC133531884 gene encoding putative zinc finger protein 833 isoform X3 produces the protein MSLEAMDVENSECVIMIDEEAEDPLRMDSGSEGADEFKFEVAVEPECVLVPVEIESIHDKSRPFLLPLCDHDAADTTNSEEELQETYTDSPQNAENVCDNCGRAYAHKRSLIRHMVICLPGTTPNPNIVTQSTTRAKKFTCEICQQTCDDFEHLKSHIRSHTGDKPFTCEICSKEFALLYYLKKHKRIHAGEISCEVCNKAFATPSHLKRHQSTQRCAKTFSCKLCDEKFATISSFNIHQRTHTGEKIFSCKSCPKKFTSSSNLRIHGYIHTGEKPHKCEFCSKRFTQVSTLNNHRRVHTGEKPYSCEYCLKKFAFLGNYKAHKLIHL, from the exons ATGTCACTAGAGGCGATGGACGTGGAGAATTCCGAATGTGTAATTATGATAG ATGAGGAGGCAGAAGACCCTTTAAGGATGGACAGTGGGTCGGAGGGAGCCGACGAGTTCAAGTTCGAGGTGGCCGTGGAGCCCGAGTGTGTGCTCGTGCCCGTCGAGATCGAGAGCATTCACG ACAAATCCCGCCCCTTCCTACTCCCGCTTTGCGATCACGACGCCGCCGACACCACAAACTCTGAAGAGGAGTTACAGGAAACTTACACAGACTCTCCACAAAACGCAGAGAACGTCTGTGACAACTGCGGGAGAGCATACGCACACAAACGAAGTCTGATCCGCCACATGGTGATCTGTCTACCCGGGACGACACCTAACCCTAATATAGTCACTCAAAGCACTACCAGGGCAAAGAAATTTACCTGCGAAATTTGCCAACAAACGTGTGACGATTTTGAACATTTAAAAAGTCATATCCGAAGCCACACAGGAGACAAACCATTCACATGCGAAATTTGCAGCAAAGAATTCGCACTTTTATACTATCTGAAGAAACATAAGCGAATTCACGCCGGGGAAATATCATgtgaagtgtgcaataaagcatttgcAACACCTAGTCATTTGAAACGACATCAATCAACTCAAAGGTGTGCAAAGACATTCTCGTGTAAGCTATGTGACGAGAAATTTGCAACGATAAGTAGTTTCAATATCCATCAGCGAACTCACACTGGTGAGAAAATATTCTCTTGCAAGAGTTGTCCGAAGAAGTTTACGAGCTCGAGCAACTTGAGGATACACGGGTATATTCACACGGGGGAGAAGCCGCACAAGTGCGAGTTCTGCAGCAAGCGGTTCACGCAGGTGAGCACTCTGAACAACCATCGGCGGGTACACACAGGTGAAAAACCATACTCATGCGAATATTGCTTGAAGAAGTTTGCGTTTTTAGGCAATTATAAGGCACATAAACTTATTCACTTATAA
- the LOC133531884 gene encoding zinc finger protein 565-like isoform X1: MSLEAMDVENSECVIMIESNGSEDEFKYEVALEPGCVDLPVDCTADEEAEDPLRMDSGSEGADEFKFEVAVEPECVLVPVEIESIHDKSRPFLLPLCDHDAADTTNSEEELQETYTDSPQNAENVCDNCGRAYAHKRSLIRHMVICLPGTTPNPNIVTQSTTRAKKFTCEICQQTCDDFEHLKSHIRSHTGDKPFTCEICSKEFALLYYLKKHKRIHAGEISCEVCNKAFATPSHLKRHQSTQRCAKTFSCKLCDEKFATISSFNIHQRTHTGEKIFSCKSCPKKFTSSSNLRIHGYIHTGEKPHKCEFCSKRFTQVSTLNNHRRVHTGEKPYSCEYCLKKFAFLGNYKAHKLIHL; the protein is encoded by the exons ATGTCACTAGAGGCGATGGACGTGGAGAATTCCGAATGTGTAATTATGATAG AAAGCAATGGCTCTGAAGACGAGTTTAAATATGAGGTGGCCCTGGAGCCAGGGTGCGTAGACCTGCCTGTGGACTGCACTGCAG ATGAGGAGGCAGAAGACCCTTTAAGGATGGACAGTGGGTCGGAGGGAGCCGACGAGTTCAAGTTCGAGGTGGCCGTGGAGCCCGAGTGTGTGCTCGTGCCCGTCGAGATCGAGAGCATTCACG ACAAATCCCGCCCCTTCCTACTCCCGCTTTGCGATCACGACGCCGCCGACACCACAAACTCTGAAGAGGAGTTACAGGAAACTTACACAGACTCTCCACAAAACGCAGAGAACGTCTGTGACAACTGCGGGAGAGCATACGCACACAAACGAAGTCTGATCCGCCACATGGTGATCTGTCTACCCGGGACGACACCTAACCCTAATATAGTCACTCAAAGCACTACCAGGGCAAAGAAATTTACCTGCGAAATTTGCCAACAAACGTGTGACGATTTTGAACATTTAAAAAGTCATATCCGAAGCCACACAGGAGACAAACCATTCACATGCGAAATTTGCAGCAAAGAATTCGCACTTTTATACTATCTGAAGAAACATAAGCGAATTCACGCCGGGGAAATATCATgtgaagtgtgcaataaagcatttgcAACACCTAGTCATTTGAAACGACATCAATCAACTCAAAGGTGTGCAAAGACATTCTCGTGTAAGCTATGTGACGAGAAATTTGCAACGATAAGTAGTTTCAATATCCATCAGCGAACTCACACTGGTGAGAAAATATTCTCTTGCAAGAGTTGTCCGAAGAAGTTTACGAGCTCGAGCAACTTGAGGATACACGGGTATATTCACACGGGGGAGAAGCCGCACAAGTGCGAGTTCTGCAGCAAGCGGTTCACGCAGGTGAGCACTCTGAACAACCATCGGCGGGTACACACAGGTGAAAAACCATACTCATGCGAATATTGCTTGAAGAAGTTTGCGTTTTTAGGCAATTATAAGGCACATAAACTTATTCACTTATAA
- the LOC133531884 gene encoding putative zinc finger protein 833 isoform X4 gives MSLTSYTGQPKIDEEAEDPLRMDSGSEGADEFKFEVAVEPECVLVPVEIESIHDKSRPFLLPLCDHDAADTTNSEEELQETYTDSPQNAENVCDNCGRAYAHKRSLIRHMVICLPGTTPNPNIVTQSTTRAKKFTCEICQQTCDDFEHLKSHIRSHTGDKPFTCEICSKEFALLYYLKKHKRIHAGEISCEVCNKAFATPSHLKRHQSTQRCAKTFSCKLCDEKFATISSFNIHQRTHTGEKIFSCKSCPKKFTSSSNLRIHGYIHTGEKPHKCEFCSKRFTQVSTLNNHRRVHTGEKPYSCEYCLKKFAFLGNYKAHKLIHL, from the exons ATGTCATTAACGTCATACACAGGCCAGCCCAAAATCG ATGAGGAGGCAGAAGACCCTTTAAGGATGGACAGTGGGTCGGAGGGAGCCGACGAGTTCAAGTTCGAGGTGGCCGTGGAGCCCGAGTGTGTGCTCGTGCCCGTCGAGATCGAGAGCATTCACG ACAAATCCCGCCCCTTCCTACTCCCGCTTTGCGATCACGACGCCGCCGACACCACAAACTCTGAAGAGGAGTTACAGGAAACTTACACAGACTCTCCACAAAACGCAGAGAACGTCTGTGACAACTGCGGGAGAGCATACGCACACAAACGAAGTCTGATCCGCCACATGGTGATCTGTCTACCCGGGACGACACCTAACCCTAATATAGTCACTCAAAGCACTACCAGGGCAAAGAAATTTACCTGCGAAATTTGCCAACAAACGTGTGACGATTTTGAACATTTAAAAAGTCATATCCGAAGCCACACAGGAGACAAACCATTCACATGCGAAATTTGCAGCAAAGAATTCGCACTTTTATACTATCTGAAGAAACATAAGCGAATTCACGCCGGGGAAATATCATgtgaagtgtgcaataaagcatttgcAACACCTAGTCATTTGAAACGACATCAATCAACTCAAAGGTGTGCAAAGACATTCTCGTGTAAGCTATGTGACGAGAAATTTGCAACGATAAGTAGTTTCAATATCCATCAGCGAACTCACACTGGTGAGAAAATATTCTCTTGCAAGAGTTGTCCGAAGAAGTTTACGAGCTCGAGCAACTTGAGGATACACGGGTATATTCACACGGGGGAGAAGCCGCACAAGTGCGAGTTCTGCAGCAAGCGGTTCACGCAGGTGAGCACTCTGAACAACCATCGGCGGGTACACACAGGTGAAAAACCATACTCATGCGAATATTGCTTGAAGAAGTTTGCGTTTTTAGGCAATTATAAGGCACATAAACTTATTCACTTATAA
- the LOC133531884 gene encoding zinc finger protein 565-like isoform X2: protein MSLTSYTGQPKIESNGSEDEFKYEVALEPGCVDLPVDCTADEEAEDPLRMDSGSEGADEFKFEVAVEPECVLVPVEIESIHDKSRPFLLPLCDHDAADTTNSEEELQETYTDSPQNAENVCDNCGRAYAHKRSLIRHMVICLPGTTPNPNIVTQSTTRAKKFTCEICQQTCDDFEHLKSHIRSHTGDKPFTCEICSKEFALLYYLKKHKRIHAGEISCEVCNKAFATPSHLKRHQSTQRCAKTFSCKLCDEKFATISSFNIHQRTHTGEKIFSCKSCPKKFTSSSNLRIHGYIHTGEKPHKCEFCSKRFTQVSTLNNHRRVHTGEKPYSCEYCLKKFAFLGNYKAHKLIHL, encoded by the exons ATGTCATTAACGTCATACACAGGCCAGCCCAAAATCG AAAGCAATGGCTCTGAAGACGAGTTTAAATATGAGGTGGCCCTGGAGCCAGGGTGCGTAGACCTGCCTGTGGACTGCACTGCAG ATGAGGAGGCAGAAGACCCTTTAAGGATGGACAGTGGGTCGGAGGGAGCCGACGAGTTCAAGTTCGAGGTGGCCGTGGAGCCCGAGTGTGTGCTCGTGCCCGTCGAGATCGAGAGCATTCACG ACAAATCCCGCCCCTTCCTACTCCCGCTTTGCGATCACGACGCCGCCGACACCACAAACTCTGAAGAGGAGTTACAGGAAACTTACACAGACTCTCCACAAAACGCAGAGAACGTCTGTGACAACTGCGGGAGAGCATACGCACACAAACGAAGTCTGATCCGCCACATGGTGATCTGTCTACCCGGGACGACACCTAACCCTAATATAGTCACTCAAAGCACTACCAGGGCAAAGAAATTTACCTGCGAAATTTGCCAACAAACGTGTGACGATTTTGAACATTTAAAAAGTCATATCCGAAGCCACACAGGAGACAAACCATTCACATGCGAAATTTGCAGCAAAGAATTCGCACTTTTATACTATCTGAAGAAACATAAGCGAATTCACGCCGGGGAAATATCATgtgaagtgtgcaataaagcatttgcAACACCTAGTCATTTGAAACGACATCAATCAACTCAAAGGTGTGCAAAGACATTCTCGTGTAAGCTATGTGACGAGAAATTTGCAACGATAAGTAGTTTCAATATCCATCAGCGAACTCACACTGGTGAGAAAATATTCTCTTGCAAGAGTTGTCCGAAGAAGTTTACGAGCTCGAGCAACTTGAGGATACACGGGTATATTCACACGGGGGAGAAGCCGCACAAGTGCGAGTTCTGCAGCAAGCGGTTCACGCAGGTGAGCACTCTGAACAACCATCGGCGGGTACACACAGGTGAAAAACCATACTCATGCGAATATTGCTTGAAGAAGTTTGCGTTTTTAGGCAATTATAAGGCACATAAACTTATTCACTTATAA
- the LOC133531884 gene encoding putative zinc finger protein 833 isoform X5 — protein MDSGSEGADEFKFEVAVEPECVLVPVEIESIHDKSRPFLLPLCDHDAADTTNSEEELQETYTDSPQNAENVCDNCGRAYAHKRSLIRHMVICLPGTTPNPNIVTQSTTRAKKFTCEICQQTCDDFEHLKSHIRSHTGDKPFTCEICSKEFALLYYLKKHKRIHAGEISCEVCNKAFATPSHLKRHQSTQRCAKTFSCKLCDEKFATISSFNIHQRTHTGEKIFSCKSCPKKFTSSSNLRIHGYIHTGEKPHKCEFCSKRFTQVSTLNNHRRVHTGEKPYSCEYCLKKFAFLGNYKAHKLIHL, from the exons ATGGACAGTGGGTCGGAGGGAGCCGACGAGTTCAAGTTCGAGGTGGCCGTGGAGCCCGAGTGTGTGCTCGTGCCCGTCGAGATCGAGAGCATTCACG ACAAATCCCGCCCCTTCCTACTCCCGCTTTGCGATCACGACGCCGCCGACACCACAAACTCTGAAGAGGAGTTACAGGAAACTTACACAGACTCTCCACAAAACGCAGAGAACGTCTGTGACAACTGCGGGAGAGCATACGCACACAAACGAAGTCTGATCCGCCACATGGTGATCTGTCTACCCGGGACGACACCTAACCCTAATATAGTCACTCAAAGCACTACCAGGGCAAAGAAATTTACCTGCGAAATTTGCCAACAAACGTGTGACGATTTTGAACATTTAAAAAGTCATATCCGAAGCCACACAGGAGACAAACCATTCACATGCGAAATTTGCAGCAAAGAATTCGCACTTTTATACTATCTGAAGAAACATAAGCGAATTCACGCCGGGGAAATATCATgtgaagtgtgcaataaagcatttgcAACACCTAGTCATTTGAAACGACATCAATCAACTCAAAGGTGTGCAAAGACATTCTCGTGTAAGCTATGTGACGAGAAATTTGCAACGATAAGTAGTTTCAATATCCATCAGCGAACTCACACTGGTGAGAAAATATTCTCTTGCAAGAGTTGTCCGAAGAAGTTTACGAGCTCGAGCAACTTGAGGATACACGGGTATATTCACACGGGGGAGAAGCCGCACAAGTGCGAGTTCTGCAGCAAGCGGTTCACGCAGGTGAGCACTCTGAACAACCATCGGCGGGTACACACAGGTGAAAAACCATACTCATGCGAATATTGCTTGAAGAAGTTTGCGTTTTTAGGCAATTATAAGGCACATAAACTTATTCACTTATAA
- the LOC133531885 gene encoding zinc finger protein 768-like → MSLDARVKEEPQDCTEPVFVKVEVEYEAPDEVRVKEEPLYEDSVPYGEDSVPYDGTDESSGLYSDRVVKLEVPEPEHSQSDEDYNYGGVGISPEQTTDGAAGAPGGSGERGELMLVLEPLTMQVHAERVHTQEEGSGGALVERRKPKKEHICLLCTKNFKDSTKLKEHMRCHTGERPYPCNVCKKGFIKSGDLRRHERSHTGEKPYSCKICQKLFSESTTLRRHERICMARNLKSHR, encoded by the exons ATGTCGTTGGACGCGCGCGTAAAGGAGGAGCCCCAGGACTGTACGGAACCGG TTTTCGTAAAGGTGGAAGTGGAGTATGAGGCCCCAGATGAGGTGCGTGTGAAGGAGGAACCCTTGTATGAAGACAGCGTTCCGTATGGTGAGGACAGTGTCCCCTATGATGGGACAGACGAGTCGTCCGGCCTGTACTCCGATCGTGTGGTCAAGCTTGAGGTTCCAGAGCCGGAGCACTCGCAGTCTGATGAAGATTATAACTATG GTGGAGTGGGGATTTCGCCCGAGCAGACCACCGATGGGGCTGCAGGAGCGCCCGGGGGGAGCGGGGAGCGGGGCGAGCTCATGCTGGTGCTGGAGCCCCTCACTATGCAGGTGCACGCCGAGAGGGTCCACACGCAAG AGGAAGGGAGCGGGGGGGCGCTGGTCGAGCGACGAAAACCGAAGAAAGAGCACATATGTCTACTATGTACCAAGAACTTTAAAGACTCCACCAAATTAAAGGAACACATGAGATGCCACACCGGTGAGAGGCCCTACCCCTGCAACGTTTGTAAGAAAGGATTCATCAAATCCGGTGATTTGAGAAGACATGAGCGCTCTCACACGGGGGAAAAACCGTATTCCTGCAAGATATGCCAAAAACTGTTCTCTGAATCGACCACTTTAAGAAGACACGAACGGATATGCATGGCGAGAAACCTGAAGTCTCACAGGTGA
- the LOC133531870 gene encoding zinc finger protein 596-like, which yields MRKIIQEIDYIKEPYKNPYRGEALPVLNVRQIVRTTFQLESHERTHTYEKPYICQVCKKQFSQHSTLRRHERTHRNEKPYSCEICNKTFTQGSTVKSHMRIHTGEKPYSCGACARAFTTSSTLRKHEQTHTGDTSGDS from the coding sequence ATGCGGAAAATTATTCAAGAAATCGACTATATTAAAGAACCATATAAGAATCCATACAGGGGAGAAGCCTTACCAGTGCTCAATGTGCGACAGATTGTTCGCACAACATTCCAACTTGAATCACACGAACGAACGCACACCTATGAAAAACCCTACATCTGTCAAGTATGCAAAAAGCAGTTCTCACAACATAGCACTCTGAGGAGACACGAGCGTACCCACAGGAACGAGAAACCATACTCCTGTGAGATATGCAACAAGACTTTCACACAGGGCAGTACTGTAAAGAGTCATATGAGAATACATACCGGCGAGAAGCCATATTCGTGCGGGGCGTGCGCCCGGGCGTTCACGACGTCGAGCACTTTGAGGAAACACGAACAAACTCATACAGGGGACACGAGCGGCGATAGTTAA